In the genome of Andrena cerasifolii isolate SP2316 chromosome 5, iyAndCera1_principal, whole genome shotgun sequence, one region contains:
- the Tilb gene encoding touch insensitive larva B, whose product MSRITLDLIRKRSEHNEGEIGTLEEIALHQENIKKIETIDGTCKHLKILLLQHNLISKIENLSKLKRLEYLNLALNNIEVIENLEGLESLKKLDLTVNFIGDLRGIGRLRCNTNLEQLFLIGNPCVDYHGYREYSIATLTQLKELDGVPIDRSERIKALQARARIEGDIVRSWAQYKRTREVEILGYRERRASEATQEEALANEEEDEAFWKRVSRHTPEERIDIAERFLRKEELRSRKSNEGNEPIRREPKLFTLEGRPYNVNQAKVPFRLNQDEYEDRVVLEVTVYKYLDTQYVDVDVQPEYVRITIKGKVLQLVLPCEVSIEDSVAKRNTTNGKLVVTMPRLNPLPAIRKKAARSQVMHNKKERDCTAERKLSANIRRQYLEIGPATEDLDFSRIVDRSEPPPRRIRERTACEDNDWSDSEVPPLE is encoded by the exons ATGTCGAGGATCACGCTCGATCTAATACGAAAGCGTTCGGAGCACAACGAGGGCGAGATAGGTACGCTCGAGGAGATCGCTCTGCACCAGGAGAATATCAAGAAGATTGAAACGATCGATGGGACGTGCAAACACTTGAAGATTCTGCTGCTGCAGCACAACCTCATATCGAAGATCGAGAATCTGAGCAAGCTGAAGAGGCTGGAGTACTTAAACTTGGCGCTAAACAACATAGAGGTGATCGAAAATTTGGAGGGTCTGGAGAGTTTGAAGAAGTTGGATCTAACGGTAAACTTCATCGGCGATCTACGGGGAATCGGGAGGTTAAG ATGCAACACGAATTTGGAGCAGCTGTTCTTGATAGGAAATCCGTGCGTGGACTATCACGGGTACAGGGAATACTCTATTGCGACGTTAACGCAGTTGAAGGAACTGGACGGGGTTCCGATCGACCGATCCGAACGGATAAAGGCGTTGCAAGCTAGAGCTCGGATCGAGGGAGATATTGTCAGGAGTTGGGCACAGTACAAGAGAACGAGGGAAGTAGAAATACTTGGCTATCGCGAGAGAAGAGCCTCGGAGGCGACGCAA GAGGAGGCGCTTGcaaacgaggaagaggacgaggcttTTTGGAAACGAGTTAGTCGACACACGCCGGAGGAACGAATCGACATTGCTGAACGGTTTCTGCGAAAGGAGGAGCTCAGAAGTCGAAAGAGCAACGAAGGCAACGAGCCAATCCGCCGCGAGCCAAAGCTGTTCACCCTGGAGGGCAGACCGTACAACGTGAATCAGGCGAAAGTGCCGTTCAGGCTGAACCAGGACGAATACGAGGACCGCGTCGTCTTGGAAGTTACCGTGTACAA GTACCTGGACACCCAGTACGTAGACGTGGACGTACAGCCCGAATATGTACGGATCACGATAAAGGGAAAAGTGTTGCAGCTGGTCCTTCCCTGTGAGGTATCGATAGAAGACAGCGTGGCCAAAAGAAACACGACGAACGGTAAGTTGGTGGTAACGATGCCGCGCTTAAATCCGCTACCAGCCATTCGGAAGAAAGCCGCAAGGTCACAAGTGATGCACAACAAAAAGGAACGCGATTGTACAGCGGAACGAAAATTGTCAGCCAATATACGCCGGCAATACCTAGAGATAGGACCAGCCACTGAAGATTTAGATTTTTCGAGGATCGTCGATCGAAGCGAACCACCCCCCAGAAGAATACGGGAACGCACGGCGTGCGAGGACAACGACTGGAGCGATTCGGAGGTGCCCCCTTTGGAATAA
- the Rhp gene encoding GTP-Rho-binding protein rhophilin isoform X2, whose product MTERAVSFSPKSPPVIRRVSLLSPRVDCFRGIGPRHAESWGHDACNARPRRERDKAVLAGSDPRVATCRGKLQNKRSKLNQEINKELRLRAGAENLFKATTNRKLRETVALELSFVNSNLQLLKEQLAELNSSVELYQNVDSEEPVMPMIPLGLKETKDIDFRDPFKDFILEHYSEDGSNYEEAIADLMETRQATRTPTRDAAGIALLLRYYNQLYFVERRFFPPDRSLGIYFEWFDSLTGVPSCQRTVAFEKASVLFNAGALYTQLAAKQDRLSARGLDQAIDAFLRAAGTFRYIHENFTNAPSMDLGPDMLEMLVQLMLAQARECLFEKLELQSKDGRNVDVSVDLAQEASQVATVYNDVHGLISREPVRDYVPETWISLILVKREHHLALAHKHLALGLFNRPSVEWRAETKLALEHAQKSDGKTQLELTVPRDENERKLLGKAHLRESLLLHEESQRLQRMCRDLKAKQALAKVLKKVQESTVESYSCIGDDDDFRGLLDPPDIIASTKFQLSITHPDFGQHGVDDLFRSLGPVAIFSAKRHWTAPRLIQLQRGPDGEGFGFSVRGDAPVIIAAVDHNSLADLGGMKEGDFIVGIGDKDVKWASHEQVVRLIKQSGDFINLKLVTPMDRNYLKRPGKTNQQDKGSVSASSSSGVSSGQPSPAGSVTTAHVAKKLPWNPFKKSSTQRDSRDLTFDNVILR is encoded by the exons ATGACAGAGCGGGCAGTATCCTTCTCCCCCAAGTCCCCACCCGTGATTCGCAGAGTTTCTCTCCTTTCACCGAGAGTCGACTGCTTCCGTGGAATTGGTCCAAGACACGCGGAGTCTTGGGGGCACGACGCGTGTAACGCGAGACCGAGGCGAGAAAGAGACAAAGCTGTTTTAGCG GGCTCCGATCCCAGAGTGGCAACCTGTCGCGGCAAGTTGCAGAACAAACGAAGCAAGCTCAACCAGGAAATAAACAAAGAGCTGCGACTGCGAGCCGGCGCGGAAAATCTGTTCAA GGCGACCACGAACAGGAAACTACGGGAAACCGTTGCTCTGGAGCTTAGCTTCGTCAACTCGAATTTGCAGCTGCTGAAGGAGCAGCTCGCCGAGCTAAACAGCTCGGTCGAGCTCTACCAGAATGTAGACAG CGAGGAACCAGTGATGCCCATGATACCTCTGGGACTAAAGGAAACCAAAGATATCGACTTTCGAGATCCCTTTAAG GATTTTATTCTGGAGCACTACAGCGAGGATGGAAGTAATTACGAGGAAGCCATCGCGGATCTCATGGAAACCAGGCAG GCGACGCGAACACCGACCAGGGATGCGGCTGGCATCGCGTTGCTACTGCGCTACTACAATCAGCTCTATTTCGTGGAGCGTCGGTTCTTCCCTCCCGATCGGAGCCTCGGCATTTATTTCGAATGGTTCGACTCGTTGACCGGCGTTCCGAGTTGTCAACGGACCGTCGCGTTCGAGAAAGCCTCCGTGCTGTTCAACGCGGGCGCCCTCTACACTCAATTGGCCGCCAAGCAGGACCGCCTGTCCGCGCGGGGCTTGGACCAGGCGATCGACGCATTTCTCAGAGCCGCTGGTACCTTTCGTTACATACACGAAAACTTTACCAACGCGCCGAGTATGGATCTTGGACCGGACATGCTTGAGATGCTGGTTCAATTGATGCTG GCCCAAGCGAGGGAATGCTTGTTCGAGAAGCTGGAGCTTCAGTCGAAAGATGGGAGGAACGTGGACGTTTCTGTGGACCTCGCGCAAGAAGCGTCACAG GTTGCGACTGTCTACAATGATGTTCACGGGCTGATATCGCGCGAGCCAGTACGGGATTACGTTCCGGAGACTTGGATCTCGCTGATCCTGGTGAAACGCGAGCATCATCTGGCACTCGCTCACAAGCATCTCGCGCTCGGACTGTTCAATCGTCCGAGCGTCGAATGGCGCGCAGAGACCAAGCTGGCGCTGGAGCACGCCCAGAAGAGCGACGGGAAGACTCAACTGGAGCTGACCGTGCCGCGGGACGAGAACGAAAGGAAATTGCTAG GAAAAGCGCATCTCAGGGAGTCTCTGCTCCTGCACGAGGAGAGTCAAAGGCTTCAAAGGATGTGCCGAGACCTGAAGGCGAAGCAGGCGCTCGCCAAAGTTTTGAAGAAAGTGCAAGAATCGACCGTGGAGAGTTACAGTTGCATCGGAGACGATGATGACTTCCGAGGATTGCTAGATCCCCCAGATATCATTG CATCCACAAAATTTCAACTGAGCATCACTCACCCGGATTTTGGGCAGCACGGAGTGGATGATCTTTTCAGATCGTTAGGTCCCGTGGCTATATTCTCGGCTAAAAGGCATTGGACAGCCCCGCGACTGATACAGCTTCAAAGGGGTCCCGACGGCGAAGGGTTCGGGTTCAGCGTTCGAGGGGACGCTCCCGTGATAATAGCAGCGGTCGATCACAATTCGCTGGCGGAT TTGGGTGGAATGAAGGAGGGCGATTTCATAGTAGGAATCGGCGACAAAGACGTGAAATGGGCGTCTCACGAACAGGTGGTTCGACTGATCAAGCAATCCGGGGATTTTATCAACCTGAAGCTGGTCACGCCAATGGATAGAAATTACTTGAAG AGGCCGGGTAAAACAAACCAGCAGGACAAGGGGAGCGTCTCGGCGAGCAGCTCTTCCGGAGTGTCTTCCGGTCAACCGAGCCCAGCCGGCTCCGTGACTACAGCTCACGTGGCTAAGAAGCTACCATGGAATCCGTTCAAGAAGTCGAGCACTCAGCGCGACAGCAGGGACCTGACGTTCGATAACGTTATCCTGAGATGA
- the Rhp gene encoding GTP-Rho-binding protein rhophilin isoform X3 — translation MLILPDLKLQGSDPRVATCRGKLQNKRSKLNQEINKELRLRAGAENLFKATTNRKLRETVALELSFVNSNLQLLKEQLAELNSSVELYQNVDSEEPVMPMIPLGLKETKDIDFRDPFKDFILEHYSEDGSNYEEAIADLMETRQATRTPTRDAAGIALLLRYYNQLYFVERRFFPPDRSLGIYFEWFDSLTGVPSCQRTVAFEKASVLFNAGALYTQLAAKQDRLSARGLDQAIDAFLRAAGTFRYIHENFTNAPSMDLGPDMLEMLVQLMLAQARECLFEKLELQSKDGRNVDVSVDLAQEASQVATVYNDVHGLISREPVRDYVPETWISLILVKREHHLALAHKHLALGLFNRPSVEWRAETKLALEHAQKSDGKTQLELTVPRDENERKLLGKAHLRESLLLHEESQRLQRMCRDLKAKQALAKVLKKVQESTVESYSCIGDDDDFRGLLDPPDIIASTKFQLSITHPDFGQHGVDDLFRSLGPVAIFSAKRHWTAPRLIQLQRGPDGEGFGFSVRGDAPVIIAAVDHNSLADLGGMKEGDFIVGIGDKDVKWASHEQVVRLIKQSGDFINLKLVTPMDRNYLKRPGKTNQQDKGSVSASSSSGVSSGQPSPAGSVTTAHVAKKLPWNPFKKSSTQRDSRDLTFDNVILR, via the exons ATGTTGATCCTACCGGACTTGAAGTTACAG GGCTCCGATCCCAGAGTGGCAACCTGTCGCGGCAAGTTGCAGAACAAACGAAGCAAGCTCAACCAGGAAATAAACAAAGAGCTGCGACTGCGAGCCGGCGCGGAAAATCTGTTCAA GGCGACCACGAACAGGAAACTACGGGAAACCGTTGCTCTGGAGCTTAGCTTCGTCAACTCGAATTTGCAGCTGCTGAAGGAGCAGCTCGCCGAGCTAAACAGCTCGGTCGAGCTCTACCAGAATGTAGACAG CGAGGAACCAGTGATGCCCATGATACCTCTGGGACTAAAGGAAACCAAAGATATCGACTTTCGAGATCCCTTTAAG GATTTTATTCTGGAGCACTACAGCGAGGATGGAAGTAATTACGAGGAAGCCATCGCGGATCTCATGGAAACCAGGCAG GCGACGCGAACACCGACCAGGGATGCGGCTGGCATCGCGTTGCTACTGCGCTACTACAATCAGCTCTATTTCGTGGAGCGTCGGTTCTTCCCTCCCGATCGGAGCCTCGGCATTTATTTCGAATGGTTCGACTCGTTGACCGGCGTTCCGAGTTGTCAACGGACCGTCGCGTTCGAGAAAGCCTCCGTGCTGTTCAACGCGGGCGCCCTCTACACTCAATTGGCCGCCAAGCAGGACCGCCTGTCCGCGCGGGGCTTGGACCAGGCGATCGACGCATTTCTCAGAGCCGCTGGTACCTTTCGTTACATACACGAAAACTTTACCAACGCGCCGAGTATGGATCTTGGACCGGACATGCTTGAGATGCTGGTTCAATTGATGCTG GCCCAAGCGAGGGAATGCTTGTTCGAGAAGCTGGAGCTTCAGTCGAAAGATGGGAGGAACGTGGACGTTTCTGTGGACCTCGCGCAAGAAGCGTCACAG GTTGCGACTGTCTACAATGATGTTCACGGGCTGATATCGCGCGAGCCAGTACGGGATTACGTTCCGGAGACTTGGATCTCGCTGATCCTGGTGAAACGCGAGCATCATCTGGCACTCGCTCACAAGCATCTCGCGCTCGGACTGTTCAATCGTCCGAGCGTCGAATGGCGCGCAGAGACCAAGCTGGCGCTGGAGCACGCCCAGAAGAGCGACGGGAAGACTCAACTGGAGCTGACCGTGCCGCGGGACGAGAACGAAAGGAAATTGCTAG GAAAAGCGCATCTCAGGGAGTCTCTGCTCCTGCACGAGGAGAGTCAAAGGCTTCAAAGGATGTGCCGAGACCTGAAGGCGAAGCAGGCGCTCGCCAAAGTTTTGAAGAAAGTGCAAGAATCGACCGTGGAGAGTTACAGTTGCATCGGAGACGATGATGACTTCCGAGGATTGCTAGATCCCCCAGATATCATTG CATCCACAAAATTTCAACTGAGCATCACTCACCCGGATTTTGGGCAGCACGGAGTGGATGATCTTTTCAGATCGTTAGGTCCCGTGGCTATATTCTCGGCTAAAAGGCATTGGACAGCCCCGCGACTGATACAGCTTCAAAGGGGTCCCGACGGCGAAGGGTTCGGGTTCAGCGTTCGAGGGGACGCTCCCGTGATAATAGCAGCGGTCGATCACAATTCGCTGGCGGAT TTGGGTGGAATGAAGGAGGGCGATTTCATAGTAGGAATCGGCGACAAAGACGTGAAATGGGCGTCTCACGAACAGGTGGTTCGACTGATCAAGCAATCCGGGGATTTTATCAACCTGAAGCTGGTCACGCCAATGGATAGAAATTACTTGAAG AGGCCGGGTAAAACAAACCAGCAGGACAAGGGGAGCGTCTCGGCGAGCAGCTCTTCCGGAGTGTCTTCCGGTCAACCGAGCCCAGCCGGCTCCGTGACTACAGCTCACGTGGCTAAGAAGCTACCATGGAATCCGTTCAAGAAGTCGAGCACTCAGCGCGACAGCAGGGACCTGACGTTCGATAACGTTATCCTGAGATGA
- the Rhp gene encoding GTP-Rho-binding protein rhophilin isoform X1 — MLKWAYYTPLSKNRASPPTPWNEREKRTGCESAPRPTPPPLYSRVGKASPSRSEDVEIFREPSSARKCLGGSDPRVATCRGKLQNKRSKLNQEINKELRLRAGAENLFKATTNRKLRETVALELSFVNSNLQLLKEQLAELNSSVELYQNVDSEEPVMPMIPLGLKETKDIDFRDPFKDFILEHYSEDGSNYEEAIADLMETRQATRTPTRDAAGIALLLRYYNQLYFVERRFFPPDRSLGIYFEWFDSLTGVPSCQRTVAFEKASVLFNAGALYTQLAAKQDRLSARGLDQAIDAFLRAAGTFRYIHENFTNAPSMDLGPDMLEMLVQLMLAQARECLFEKLELQSKDGRNVDVSVDLAQEASQVATVYNDVHGLISREPVRDYVPETWISLILVKREHHLALAHKHLALGLFNRPSVEWRAETKLALEHAQKSDGKTQLELTVPRDENERKLLGKAHLRESLLLHEESQRLQRMCRDLKAKQALAKVLKKVQESTVESYSCIGDDDDFRGLLDPPDIIASTKFQLSITHPDFGQHGVDDLFRSLGPVAIFSAKRHWTAPRLIQLQRGPDGEGFGFSVRGDAPVIIAAVDHNSLADLGGMKEGDFIVGIGDKDVKWASHEQVVRLIKQSGDFINLKLVTPMDRNYLKRPGKTNQQDKGSVSASSSSGVSSGQPSPAGSVTTAHVAKKLPWNPFKKSSTQRDSRDLTFDNVILR; from the exons ATGTTGAAGTGGGCTTACTATACGCCTCTCTCGAAGAATCGCGCATCTCCGCCGACCCCGTGGAACGAGCGGGAGAAGAGGACTGGCTGCGAGAGTGCACCGCGGCCTACGCCACCACCGCTTTATTCGCGCGTAGGAAAAGCTTCCCCTTCTCGCTCGGAGGACGTAGAAATTTTCCGAGAACCATCGTCGGCAAGAAAGTGTCTCGGG GGCTCCGATCCCAGAGTGGCAACCTGTCGCGGCAAGTTGCAGAACAAACGAAGCAAGCTCAACCAGGAAATAAACAAAGAGCTGCGACTGCGAGCCGGCGCGGAAAATCTGTTCAA GGCGACCACGAACAGGAAACTACGGGAAACCGTTGCTCTGGAGCTTAGCTTCGTCAACTCGAATTTGCAGCTGCTGAAGGAGCAGCTCGCCGAGCTAAACAGCTCGGTCGAGCTCTACCAGAATGTAGACAG CGAGGAACCAGTGATGCCCATGATACCTCTGGGACTAAAGGAAACCAAAGATATCGACTTTCGAGATCCCTTTAAG GATTTTATTCTGGAGCACTACAGCGAGGATGGAAGTAATTACGAGGAAGCCATCGCGGATCTCATGGAAACCAGGCAG GCGACGCGAACACCGACCAGGGATGCGGCTGGCATCGCGTTGCTACTGCGCTACTACAATCAGCTCTATTTCGTGGAGCGTCGGTTCTTCCCTCCCGATCGGAGCCTCGGCATTTATTTCGAATGGTTCGACTCGTTGACCGGCGTTCCGAGTTGTCAACGGACCGTCGCGTTCGAGAAAGCCTCCGTGCTGTTCAACGCGGGCGCCCTCTACACTCAATTGGCCGCCAAGCAGGACCGCCTGTCCGCGCGGGGCTTGGACCAGGCGATCGACGCATTTCTCAGAGCCGCTGGTACCTTTCGTTACATACACGAAAACTTTACCAACGCGCCGAGTATGGATCTTGGACCGGACATGCTTGAGATGCTGGTTCAATTGATGCTG GCCCAAGCGAGGGAATGCTTGTTCGAGAAGCTGGAGCTTCAGTCGAAAGATGGGAGGAACGTGGACGTTTCTGTGGACCTCGCGCAAGAAGCGTCACAG GTTGCGACTGTCTACAATGATGTTCACGGGCTGATATCGCGCGAGCCAGTACGGGATTACGTTCCGGAGACTTGGATCTCGCTGATCCTGGTGAAACGCGAGCATCATCTGGCACTCGCTCACAAGCATCTCGCGCTCGGACTGTTCAATCGTCCGAGCGTCGAATGGCGCGCAGAGACCAAGCTGGCGCTGGAGCACGCCCAGAAGAGCGACGGGAAGACTCAACTGGAGCTGACCGTGCCGCGGGACGAGAACGAAAGGAAATTGCTAG GAAAAGCGCATCTCAGGGAGTCTCTGCTCCTGCACGAGGAGAGTCAAAGGCTTCAAAGGATGTGCCGAGACCTGAAGGCGAAGCAGGCGCTCGCCAAAGTTTTGAAGAAAGTGCAAGAATCGACCGTGGAGAGTTACAGTTGCATCGGAGACGATGATGACTTCCGAGGATTGCTAGATCCCCCAGATATCATTG CATCCACAAAATTTCAACTGAGCATCACTCACCCGGATTTTGGGCAGCACGGAGTGGATGATCTTTTCAGATCGTTAGGTCCCGTGGCTATATTCTCGGCTAAAAGGCATTGGACAGCCCCGCGACTGATACAGCTTCAAAGGGGTCCCGACGGCGAAGGGTTCGGGTTCAGCGTTCGAGGGGACGCTCCCGTGATAATAGCAGCGGTCGATCACAATTCGCTGGCGGAT TTGGGTGGAATGAAGGAGGGCGATTTCATAGTAGGAATCGGCGACAAAGACGTGAAATGGGCGTCTCACGAACAGGTGGTTCGACTGATCAAGCAATCCGGGGATTTTATCAACCTGAAGCTGGTCACGCCAATGGATAGAAATTACTTGAAG AGGCCGGGTAAAACAAACCAGCAGGACAAGGGGAGCGTCTCGGCGAGCAGCTCTTCCGGAGTGTCTTCCGGTCAACCGAGCCCAGCCGGCTCCGTGACTACAGCTCACGTGGCTAAGAAGCTACCATGGAATCCGTTCAAGAAGTCGAGCACTCAGCGCGACAGCAGGGACCTGACGTTCGATAACGTTATCCTGAGATGA
- the Rhp gene encoding GTP-Rho-binding protein rhophilin isoform X4 — protein MNVPIVSGDIVEEDTLKPRFLRGSDPRVATCRGKLQNKRSKLNQEINKELRLRAGAENLFKATTNRKLRETVALELSFVNSNLQLLKEQLAELNSSVELYQNVDSEEPVMPMIPLGLKETKDIDFRDPFKDFILEHYSEDGSNYEEAIADLMETRQATRTPTRDAAGIALLLRYYNQLYFVERRFFPPDRSLGIYFEWFDSLTGVPSCQRTVAFEKASVLFNAGALYTQLAAKQDRLSARGLDQAIDAFLRAAGTFRYIHENFTNAPSMDLGPDMLEMLVQLMLAQARECLFEKLELQSKDGRNVDVSVDLAQEASQVATVYNDVHGLISREPVRDYVPETWISLILVKREHHLALAHKHLALGLFNRPSVEWRAETKLALEHAQKSDGKTQLELTVPRDENERKLLGKAHLRESLLLHEESQRLQRMCRDLKAKQALAKVLKKVQESTVESYSCIGDDDDFRGLLDPPDIIASTKFQLSITHPDFGQHGVDDLFRSLGPVAIFSAKRHWTAPRLIQLQRGPDGEGFGFSVRGDAPVIIAAVDHNSLADLGGMKEGDFIVGIGDKDVKWASHEQVVRLIKQSGDFINLKLVTPMDRNYLKRPGKTNQQDKGSVSASSSSGVSSGQPSPAGSVTTAHVAKKLPWNPFKKSSTQRDSRDLTFDNVILR, from the exons ATGAACGTGCCCATCGTATCGGGAGACATAGTCGAAGAGGATACCCTCAAGCCGCGTTTTCTTCGG GGCTCCGATCCCAGAGTGGCAACCTGTCGCGGCAAGTTGCAGAACAAACGAAGCAAGCTCAACCAGGAAATAAACAAAGAGCTGCGACTGCGAGCCGGCGCGGAAAATCTGTTCAA GGCGACCACGAACAGGAAACTACGGGAAACCGTTGCTCTGGAGCTTAGCTTCGTCAACTCGAATTTGCAGCTGCTGAAGGAGCAGCTCGCCGAGCTAAACAGCTCGGTCGAGCTCTACCAGAATGTAGACAG CGAGGAACCAGTGATGCCCATGATACCTCTGGGACTAAAGGAAACCAAAGATATCGACTTTCGAGATCCCTTTAAG GATTTTATTCTGGAGCACTACAGCGAGGATGGAAGTAATTACGAGGAAGCCATCGCGGATCTCATGGAAACCAGGCAG GCGACGCGAACACCGACCAGGGATGCGGCTGGCATCGCGTTGCTACTGCGCTACTACAATCAGCTCTATTTCGTGGAGCGTCGGTTCTTCCCTCCCGATCGGAGCCTCGGCATTTATTTCGAATGGTTCGACTCGTTGACCGGCGTTCCGAGTTGTCAACGGACCGTCGCGTTCGAGAAAGCCTCCGTGCTGTTCAACGCGGGCGCCCTCTACACTCAATTGGCCGCCAAGCAGGACCGCCTGTCCGCGCGGGGCTTGGACCAGGCGATCGACGCATTTCTCAGAGCCGCTGGTACCTTTCGTTACATACACGAAAACTTTACCAACGCGCCGAGTATGGATCTTGGACCGGACATGCTTGAGATGCTGGTTCAATTGATGCTG GCCCAAGCGAGGGAATGCTTGTTCGAGAAGCTGGAGCTTCAGTCGAAAGATGGGAGGAACGTGGACGTTTCTGTGGACCTCGCGCAAGAAGCGTCACAG GTTGCGACTGTCTACAATGATGTTCACGGGCTGATATCGCGCGAGCCAGTACGGGATTACGTTCCGGAGACTTGGATCTCGCTGATCCTGGTGAAACGCGAGCATCATCTGGCACTCGCTCACAAGCATCTCGCGCTCGGACTGTTCAATCGTCCGAGCGTCGAATGGCGCGCAGAGACCAAGCTGGCGCTGGAGCACGCCCAGAAGAGCGACGGGAAGACTCAACTGGAGCTGACCGTGCCGCGGGACGAGAACGAAAGGAAATTGCTAG GAAAAGCGCATCTCAGGGAGTCTCTGCTCCTGCACGAGGAGAGTCAAAGGCTTCAAAGGATGTGCCGAGACCTGAAGGCGAAGCAGGCGCTCGCCAAAGTTTTGAAGAAAGTGCAAGAATCGACCGTGGAGAGTTACAGTTGCATCGGAGACGATGATGACTTCCGAGGATTGCTAGATCCCCCAGATATCATTG CATCCACAAAATTTCAACTGAGCATCACTCACCCGGATTTTGGGCAGCACGGAGTGGATGATCTTTTCAGATCGTTAGGTCCCGTGGCTATATTCTCGGCTAAAAGGCATTGGACAGCCCCGCGACTGATACAGCTTCAAAGGGGTCCCGACGGCGAAGGGTTCGGGTTCAGCGTTCGAGGGGACGCTCCCGTGATAATAGCAGCGGTCGATCACAATTCGCTGGCGGAT TTGGGTGGAATGAAGGAGGGCGATTTCATAGTAGGAATCGGCGACAAAGACGTGAAATGGGCGTCTCACGAACAGGTGGTTCGACTGATCAAGCAATCCGGGGATTTTATCAACCTGAAGCTGGTCACGCCAATGGATAGAAATTACTTGAAG AGGCCGGGTAAAACAAACCAGCAGGACAAGGGGAGCGTCTCGGCGAGCAGCTCTTCCGGAGTGTCTTCCGGTCAACCGAGCCCAGCCGGCTCCGTGACTACAGCTCACGTGGCTAAGAAGCTACCATGGAATCCGTTCAAGAAGTCGAGCACTCAGCGCGACAGCAGGGACCTGACGTTCGATAACGTTATCCTGAGATGA